A genomic region of Palaemon carinicauda isolate YSFRI2023 chromosome 11, ASM3689809v2, whole genome shotgun sequence contains the following coding sequences:
- the LOC137649253 gene encoding uncharacterized protein, which translates to MFLKIRSPCQTMIHVMQFLGGTCYRWEEFPFKPKFSMSLCMWSLFTKITFIFLIFVSKENNFYGFVDATFSNFVMEYCCVILAVADVISPIFLSFHGRQLTALLEGIEELKKFSDIKKIKGISCFHLLCLLVTYTTTPILSACRLITEPEWKDNITAYVVGLVVAFYVFLSGMMVQMLFLELGEEIVHLLEVNVLTFCTNVKKAFSNKDVRLMHQSNEENHNAISPSFKVPQTLKSFEKSTPSIDLHYPSKEVPASVHKTVLDSISRAERQFTEVESLQASLISCFLESVFLLFVSAIVAIISTTFLMANNVIRTGGVISCFLVNIFSLFLFCRLGHKFEALVDTAVMNITEVYECVLVDDQKTMAYRLILRLESMKSFDMGGRFLLRNSTLLTILNAILSYVVILLQIGMMPAFEDSPSANMTGILEALYLPQEANIAFQKDVASTVSLIPLLPDEER; encoded by the exons ATGTTTCTCAAAATCCGGAGTCCTTGTCAAACAATGATTCATGTAATGCAGTTCTTGGGAGGCACTTGTTACCGATGGGAAGAATTTCCATTCAAGCCCAAGTTCAGTATGAGTCTTTGCATGTGGTCGCTCTTCACCAAAATCACTTTCATCTTTCTGATTTTcgtgagtaaagaaaataatttctatgGTTTCGTGGATGCAACATTCAGTAACTTCGTCATGGAATACTGCTGTGTCATCCTAGCAGTAGCAGATGTAATTTCCCCCATATTTCTTTCTTTCCATGGTAGACAACTGACAGCACTACTAGAGGGAATTGAAGAGTTGAAGAAATTCTCTGACATTAAAAAGATAAAAGGTATCAGTTGCTTCCATCTGCTTTGTCTCTTAGTAACATACACCACGACACCCATCCTCTCTGCATGTAGACTGATAACGGAACCAGAATGGAAGGACAATATTACTGCATATGTCGTTGGACTCGTTGTGGCATTTTACGTCTTTTTAAGCGGAATGATGGTCCAAATGCTCTTTCTTGAGCTCGGTGAGGAAATCGTACATCTTCTGGAGGTGAATGTTCTTACTTTTTGTACGAATGTAAAAAAGGCTTTCTCAAACAAGGACGTTCGATTGATGCATCAGAGTAACGAGGAGAATCATAATGCAATTTCTCCTTCTTTCAAAGTACCTCAAACGCTAAAATCTTTTGAAAAATCTACACCGAGTATTGACCTTCATTATCCATCAAAAGAAGTCCCAGCATCCGTTCACAAGACAGTTTTAGACAGCATATCAAGAGCCGAAAGACAGTTTACAGAG GTGGAGTCACTTCAGGCCTCCCTCATCAGTTGCTTCCTTGAATCAGTCTTTCTCCTGTTTGTCTCAGCTATAGTGGCCATCATAAGCACCACCTTTCTCATGGCCAACAATGTCATCCGAACCGGAGGCGTCATCAGCTGTTTTCTTGTGAATATATTCAGCCTCTTCCTCTTCTGCAGATTAGGACATAAGTTTGAGGCATTG GTAGACACTGCAGTTATGAACATTACAGAAGTGTACGAATGTGTGTTGGTTGACGACCAGAAAACAATG GCATATCGTCTCATCCTTCGACTGGAGTCAATGAAATCGTTCGATATGGGAGGAAGGTTTCTTCTTCGTAATTCTACTCTCCTGACA ATATTAAACGCCATCTTAAGTTATGTGGTAATACTCTTACAAATAGGAATGATGCCAGCCTTCGAAGATTCCCCTTCTGCTAACATGACAGG AATTTTAGAAGCATTATACCTCCCTCAAGAAGCCAACATTGCCTTTCAAAAAGATGTTGCTAGCACCGTTTCACTCATTCCACTACTGCCTGATGAAGAGAGATGA